DNA sequence from the Acanthochromis polyacanthus isolate Apoly-LR-REF ecotype Palm Island chromosome 5, KAUST_Apoly_ChrSc, whole genome shotgun sequence genome:
ccggttTTTCCCACAGTCCAATTTTTACCTCTGTGCCATTAAGCAGCTGAACCAGTGTGATAAATCCCAGCGCAATGACTCTTGAACCTGTACATTTAGCATAGGCAGTGCAGTTTTGGGTTGGTTTGtgcagtatttatttatgttatttatcTAATTATTCTCatacatatataatatatatatttgcatagtgtatatattttttaggttgttgctagaggtacggacccgtacccgtagcctgtggactatgGATACAGCACTTGccatacgggtccgtatctgtagacactacctattttttatttctatattttatcTTTATCTGTTGTTATAGTTTTATCCCACAAAGAAAATGCACTCAAAATTTTGTTGTACATATGTCCAATGACAATCAAGGCATTTGATTTGCTTGATTTTGAttgaaaaacatgctgaggttaattggtcatTCTGACTTGTCCGTAGATGTAtgagtgtggttgtttgtgtctatttgtagcCCTGTAATAAGCTGGTCCTCTACCTATCGccctgggatagactccagcccccccctgACCCTAATGAGCATTAAGAGGTGTGTAGCTCATGGATTAATGGATAGTTGAGTTAATACATACATGCATGTTAAATTATTAAACTGAAGATTACAGAAGAATCTCAAGTCTCAATTTTATTTGAAACAAAAGTGGTGAACAGTGCAAGTAGAAATACATTAACACTAAAATACCACAGGGTTGATCATTCATTGCTACTGGAGcttctaaaaataaattttaatgcAGTAATACCCCAAATAAAATTCCTATCACCTTAATTATTTCGGTAACCAAAATCTCAAAGCCTGTTAAAATCAAACTGTCTGCACAGACAGtggatgtttgtatttttaaaaataagacctAAAGACCtttctttttaacaaagcttttaattaaatatgcccctgaatgtttctattttttattattttttctgattgctctgtttttattacacgattgttttgtttttatccgtTTTATATCTTAAATGTAGCTCTTTGAGATTTTGcctaaatgaaaagtgcattacaactaaatttattattatcatcactAATTCCTTTGATATAGGTGCTAATCAAGCTAATTATtcttttatgttattttttttctatttattgctCTGCCCCATCTCCTTTTGTcttgcgtgtttgtgtgttttgactgtcaaagcacCTGGTGAACGCTGGGACTGAACAAGAAAATGGTTTTCTTATGAGGCTAAACTGACAATTTCAAGATGAACTCTGCATCCTCAGGGTGATGTGTCTCGGCTGTGGTGTCATCTCAGCGAGGGAGGAGCTCCAGAGGAGATTTCTAACATCAAACCCAGACTGGACGGCTCAGGCGGGTGCTGTGGCTCCGGATGGCGACGTCTTCTTAGAGGACGAGCAGGTTCTCCACTTCAGAGTTCCCTCCTGTCAGGACTGTGGAGGGATACTGAAGCCAGAGGTCACGTTTTTTGGAGACACTGTGAACAAAGCAACTGTACAGTTTGTGCACGACAGACTGGCAGAGTCGGACGCCGTGCTGGTCGTCGGGTCATCATTACAGGTAGGTTTTAGAAGAACCTGTTAAGTAATGTGGTCAAAATGACATGGGTTTACAACATACACTTTCTGGACTTCAGTATTTAATTGAGCTCCTCTTTGTTGTTACCCAAGGTGTACTCGGGATACAGGTTTTTACTGGCAGCTGGTGACAGGAGAATGCCAGTGGCCATCCTGAACATCGGCGCCACCAGAGCCGACCACCTGGCAGAGCTGAAAGTGAGCGGCCGCTGTGGTGAAGTGCTGTCACTCATTCAGCCTGTCTGACATTTGTGGACCTTAAGTTTGAATTGTCTGTTCAGCTGGTCAAAATTCTGGTAAAACTACCTCAGATTCAACAAATAACTGCAGGATTAAGTGGTGCAAATGGAAGAATCAGCTGCACTCCAGAAATACTTGCTGCTGTTATCAAAGCAGGGCAAAAACTGACATGTTGACACTCACATACTGTACGCAGAATAATGGAACGTTAATGATAATCATGATGCTAATTGTCCCTCACAGGAAATGGTTTGTTGGTCTTAGGAATGCTGCTTAATTGAATAGATTGCTCTTAGAGGAGCCATTGCTGGGCCCCGTAACCAGACAGACATTTAGTAGTCTGCCAGGACTGTGAAGGAAAAAGGACTCTTTCCCCTTACTGAGGTATTTCCTTGcatctgtcagctgcagtcgcCTTAAATCATACTGTAGGTCCTACAGTTCACCTCAAAGGTTGTCATCTTTGAACCCTGGTCCTATTCATTTTTCTTAAAGTTGGGCTGTGAGCACAAACAGGCCTCTCTGCCTCTAATCTGTCCCTGAAAAAGCCAGATAATGCAGAAGAAGATTCATGAGAAAGAGACAactattttagtatgacaggtATTGTTTAGCCTGACGTTCTTTAGTCTCACGTTACTGAGCAGACAAGTTGTCTCTATATCGGGCTGTAATCTAAATATGGCATTCCTCCCAAGTCAATATATACCCAAAGTCGAGGAGAGTCCTCAGAATTGGTGCTACCAGTGCTCACCTGAATGTCCtgctttttgtgtcacttctcctgacatCAATAAACCTCATTCTCAACCTAAACTGTCTCagtctctgtgtctgcctcctcaaTCCTGACGCGACGTCGTAGAATTTCCACAGCAAGCGGAACCCGAAAACGTGCTACAGCTCCACACACAGCTGACATCAGTTAAGACTGAAGAGGGAACATGTCCAGTGGCAGAGGGAAGCTGGACGTCAGAAGCACATCATTTTCTAACTGCATGTGTTCGAtgcggggctgcacagtgtagtactggttagcacttttgccttgcagcaagaacatccctggttcaaatcccgggctgggcctgggatctttctccctgtgcatgcgtgggttttctccgggcgctcggcttcctcccgcagtccaaaaatatgctgaggttaattggatactctaaattgcccgtaggtgtgaatgtgagagtgattgtgtgtccgtgcagtatatgtagccctgtgacctgtccagggtgtcccctcctttcacccgagtcagctgggatagactccagcacccccgcgaccctagtgaggataaagcggtgtatagagaatggatggatgtgtttgatgcaaaaattggGAAAAATGACTGCCTCCATGTTGGCTTTGTTGATTTtctacaaacaaaaaacacttgtCAAAAGACATGTAGTTCCTTGTATGAAGAAACAGAGGAGCGAACTAGGTGCAAAAGGTACGTTGTCCAATGTTTTCGACATTATTGGTGCTGTATGTGATATTCAGAACCGCTACATgtgtcagacaaaaacaaacgaGCTATATTTATCATTACATTTTCTTTCCCTCAAATCAGATGGGTCTGaatgtatttgtaaaaaaataaaaataatgtgacAAACATTATCTTATCCCTAAGTGTCTGTCAGGATATAGGAGGGGTCAATGCTTTACATGGCGGAGCTGATTTTGGAAATGCCCAAGTAACAAACGGCATTTGCCagtatttgaaataaaaatcgtttcaaaagaaaaactatttaaTGCGGATTCAGTCACTCTTCTCACTAAATTACTGAATGTGGTAAGCTCTTGACAAGGGATGCACAATATTAGATTTATAATCTGTCAAGATTTTACAACTTCTTTTGTCTGACTGGTGATACAGACAAGTCTCTCCTGTAGTGGAACGAACATAATTATgctattaatatatatatatatatattcactaGGCAAATTGAAAATAAACTTAGCACAAAGTATGCCAGATTTACCTTTACGGACACCATCTTTGTGTCGGTGTAACTTTTGGGGTAAATTGGTGATATTTTAAAGCCTTTTTGTGCAACACTCATGATGCTGATATCCTTGTACATCCCTGGTCTTGATCTTTATATATGAAGTTGAAGTGACGCATTTTGTAATTTAGAGCCATATACATAAAACTGATGTGAATTTTTCACTTGAAGCACATTATTCTTCATGTGTAACTTGTAACGCTGCTCATCCAAGAAAGTGTTTTAACATTTAGGTGGCAACTTTGATCTGTTGTTTCTACCATAATGCAGTTTGGAGAATGTGTATACcagtgaagcatttaaaaacCACTGCACTTTACAAACTCAGCAGCTGTTTTGAGACACTTTAATGACGTGATAAACAAACCAACATATTCCAgagcaatttattttaaagaaaaacttatTCTTGCATCACAAACAGACTGAGGGCAAAGTGACTGTGGACTGACTAATAGTGAGATCCTGTAGGACTTGCTGCTGCTGAAATCTCTCCTGTAGACACAGCTTCCAGTTCTCCAGGTTGgactgtgtctctttgtgcagGGCAGCTGGGACGCTGAATGAATACAGACAACATCTGTGACCTGCGGTGTCCGAATGCCACGTTGCTGAAGCTGTCGTCACTGTCAGTGGTGTCATAGACAGACAATTTTCAAAGCTCTTTTCATGATCAAACCAGTAGGTGACCGGGTATCCCAATAACAGCCCAAACACTGTGCACAGATTCCATTCCTCAGATTTCTCTCCGACGTAAAGAGCCTTTTCGGCCTCCTCGAGTGGCTGAAACTGTccaagaagaagcagaaaatctTGTATCATGCTCTTCAGTTCTCCTCTCAGTGGGTTGGAGACGGCAGGCTTCTCCAGCGAGTGGCAGacgtcaatcacagccacactgTTGCTGCAAAGAACCTGCTGAAGGTTTGCTGTGACTGTAACTGGATTAGCAATGAGGCTGTTTCCGCTTAAATCCAGTGTTGTAAGTGATTTAGACACAAGCTGCAGAGACTGTAAGTAGCTCAAATACTGCTGCACCTGCTCTGCACAGGCACCGTTACTGTCGTACAGAAGAGCTGGTTTCAACCCCAAATCAACAGCCGACACCTGAGCAGCCAGGTCCAGAGTCTGAGGAACGGAGAGAGATTTTTTCCCAACAGACAGACATTCACGAGCTGCAGCAACAAAGAGCTCCTGAGCCGACATAGCTGCAGAAATCACAGACACGGGACTCAAATAGTCAAATGTAACTAGACGTGTTTCTGATGCACTTTCCCAAATGAAAGTTAAGTAAATCTGTGACTCAAAGACAACAAGAGACACttcattaaatgtaattatttgttttcatatcatctacacaaaaatgaaaataaaaaaagaaaattcggGTAAACAAGGCAATTTGTTTACAAAGTATAACTAGTCATAAAAactttttatgaatttttttcatGTCCCTTGTTTCTTCATGGTCCGAGACACCTAAAGGAGAAGCATCGTGTCAGTCATAGATACACACCTCTGTAAAGCAaattatttatcatttcagCAACGGTCTGCATTTTAACTGCAGTTAAAATAGATCTTCATGATAAATAAGTTCCGGTTTTGGTCATTAGAGGTGTGCAAATAGGCAACACCTTCGTCTAGCTTTAATACAGAAGAGAATCTCACCATCATCCTGGTTTTGGTTATGTTACTGGCTGAGGAGACATCAGGTCAAAATCTGAGAGATTTCTTGCCACCCAAACACCAGCGGCAAACAAACCTAAGTTGACCAGAAGAttcctgaaaagaaaaagaagtattCTTACAGCATCAATATTCATGTCTTTTTGTCAGCTGATTATAACTCATTGCGAGCAGTTTCCCCAGCTAGAAAAAGTTTTGGCCCCAGCCTTGCTCTGGTTTAAACAAGCTTTATAATAAAAGCCACCCTTGTACTGGATTTTTGAGGTTAAATCCATCTGATGAGCTAACAGACATtactttgcacaaaaaaaaaatgcagaaacagaATATGTAGTACGAGAAATGTGGTAGACTCCCAATGAGAACAGCACTTGATATGCTTTGGTCACCCAGTCTGTGTTTTAAACTTTTGCCAAGAATCCACTAAGTAAATGACAGTATAAAtatttttagcatctttgtgAAGCCATTTTGTCACACTTGGTGCAGTTTCTAGAGCAAATTTACAGCTGACGTTAGACAAAGCTATTTAGGCAAAGACAGCGTGTATCAGTCTAGGGCCGCATGGCCTGTTGGtctctttgctctgtgtcaATAAGTCGATTAAGAACAATAATCGATTCATCTCTCCAGAAAAGAAACAAGTATTTCTCAACAATGAAAGTAATAATTAGTTGCCGTCCTAGCTGGAGCCATACAATGTTTGTTCTGTTTACTTGGTGAATGGCTTGATTTTTAACAagattagtaatcaatcagctCCGTAGCTAAAGTACAGAACTCTTTAGAGAGGCTCCACAACACAAGGGCAAATCTCTCCATTGTTGCAGTCTATGCTAATGCTAGCAGCGCGGCTAACAGCGACATGAAAACTGTACATATTCCGTTTTCCAAATCGTCTCACCTTCTGAAGTCGTTTCTGTCTGTTGCAAATCGACAAGCCGAGCGGATCCAGTCCATGACACCGGACGAAGGGCCCTTTTTGCCGTTTGCTCCGCTCATCTTTGCTAATGTGTGGTCTCAAAGCGACAGCGACAACGAGGGGAAAACACGGACGGGAGGGGGAAGATTTTCGGTGCGACACAAGTACGGTGCGCGAAAAAGCTCACACTTCTTACGTCACCCACTCGACGCGCTAATTATTACATGTCCAAAGATGTCTGCGACCAGGTACCGTCGGTTCCTGAAGCTGTGCGAGGAATGGCCACGGGACGAGACCAAGAAAGGCCGTGATTTGGGAACGTTTCTGCGGCAGAGAGTGGCTTCTGGCTTCCGTGAGGGCGAAAACACACAGGTGAGGGCCCGGCTATCCGCAGCCCACGGCTCGGCTCTGCTACATAACTCCGAGCTAAGCTAAGAGGAGTTAGGAGTGCTAACAGCTGTCGACCTTGTCTGTGCTGGCCGGTTGTTGATGCCTGTGAACTCCCTTTATCCTGGACACTGCAGATGGAAGTGCTGAGACCAGCGTTAATGAGTAACTAGCGGTGTTTGTCGGCTCTTTATATTGCATCTACACAGTTAATTACGTTAGCCTATAACCTGAATGAACCGGTTTAAGAGGCAGTGAGAGCCAAAGTTGTCATGATGTAAACATTGTTTCATAAGTGGTTAGAAACTGAATTTGATGCTATGTATTTATACTTTGTGACACATTTAAGAAAAGTATTCCACTTTTTAATCAGCCAGGAAAGCTTTAAGGTCAGTTATTATACCCCAATTGTTTTtacattattaataaaatatgttattgattgaaatttgatgtaaatacttgaatgaacattttttaatacaaaaatgtccaaagagTAAAATTTTTTAGCTGAACAAAATATGGTAAATTCATCATACTAATAGCAAAGATAACACATAATTCTAATTAGCAATCGAACAGCACATATTCAACCAAAAATATACCCCAGTCATCCGCAGCATGAccaccacctgcctaatattgtccCGTTCCATAAGCACAGTTCAAAACCCTTTTGAGGCATGGACTGTACAAAATCTGTGAAGGTATCTTGTGGTATCAGGCACCaaaatgttagcagcagatcctcaAAAGTCTAGTAAGTTGAAGTGGAGCCTCCATGGATTGTtcccagcacatcccacagatgcttcAATGATTGGAGATCTGGGATATTTGGAGGCCGAGTCCACACCTTGAACTCTCTGTCATGTCCTCAAATTCCCCCAAAAAAGTCCCCCATTTCTGTGCAATGTTTTCAGTATGACGGAGAGAATTATAGTGCTGAAAGAGACCACCACTATC
Encoded proteins:
- the c5h1orf74 gene encoding UPF0739 protein C1orf74 homolog yields the protein MSAQELFVAAARECLSVGKKSLSVPQTLDLAAQVSAVDLGLKPALLYDSNGACAEQVQQYLSYLQSLQLVSKSLTTLDLSGNSLIANPVTVTANLQQVLCSNSVAVIDVCHSLEKPAVSNPLRGELKSMIQDFLLLLGQFQPLEEAEKALYVGEKSEEWNLCTVFGLLLGYPVTYWFDHEKSFENCLSMTPLTVTTASATWHSDTAGHRCCLYSFSVPAALHKETQSNLENWKLCLQERFQQQQVLQDLTISQSTVTLPSVCL
- the tomm6 gene encoding mitochondrial import receptor subunit TOM6 homolog, translated to MSGANGKKGPSSGVMDWIRSACRFATDRNDFRRNLLVNLGLFAAGVWVARNLSDFDLMSPQPVT